From a single Vibrio toranzoniae genomic region:
- the pykF gene encoding pyruvate kinase PykF: MKKTKIVCTIGPKTESVEKLTELVDAGMNVMRLNFSHGDFAEHGTRIANFRKVMENKGEQLAILLDTKGPEIRTIKLEDGNDVDLVAGQEFTFTTDATVVGNKNVVAVTYLGFAKDLAAGNTILVDDGLIEMEVIATTDTEVKCKVLNNGALGENKGVNLPGVSVQLPALSEKDKADLKFGCEQGVDFVAASFIRKEEDVKEIRELLNANGGENIHIISKIENQEGVDNFDSILEASDGIMVARGDLGVEIPAEEVIFAQKMMIEKCNRARKMVITATQMLDSMISNPRPTRAEAGDVANAIMDGTDAVMLSGETAKGKYPVEAVTIMAQIANRTDSALKAELGSRLDSPRLRITEAVCKGAVDTAEKLAAPLIVVATEGGKSARSVRKYFPTANILALTTNEKTAAQLVLTKGVKPVLVDSIENTDAFYINGKEIALQSGLGNKGDIVVMVSGALVASGTTNTASVHVL; this comes from the coding sequence ATGAAAAAGACCAAAATCGTATGTACGATTGGCCCTAAAACTGAATCTGTAGAGAAGCTAACTGAACTAGTAGATGCTGGCATGAACGTTATGCGTCTTAACTTCTCTCACGGTGATTTCGCAGAGCACGGCACTCGTATCGCGAACTTCCGTAAAGTAATGGAAAACAAAGGTGAGCAACTTGCTATCCTTCTAGATACTAAAGGTCCTGAAATCCGTACTATCAAACTTGAAGATGGTAACGACGTAGATCTAGTCGCTGGTCAAGAGTTCACTTTTACAACTGACGCAACAGTTGTTGGTAACAAAAACGTAGTAGCTGTAACTTACCTAGGTTTCGCTAAAGACCTAGCTGCAGGTAACACTATCCTTGTTGATGACGGCCTAATCGAAATGGAAGTTATCGCAACAACAGATACTGAAGTTAAGTGTAAAGTTCTTAACAACGGTGCTCTAGGCGAAAACAAAGGTGTTAACCTTCCTGGCGTTTCTGTTCAACTTCCTGCTCTTTCTGAGAAAGACAAAGCTGACCTTAAGTTTGGTTGTGAGCAAGGCGTCGACTTCGTTGCTGCTTCTTTCATCCGTAAAGAAGAAGACGTTAAAGAAATCCGTGAGCTGCTAAATGCTAACGGCGGCGAGAACATCCACATCATTTCTAAGATTGAAAACCAAGAAGGTGTCGATAACTTCGATTCAATCCTTGAAGCTTCTGACGGCATCATGGTTGCTCGTGGTGACCTAGGTGTTGAAATCCCAGCTGAAGAAGTCATCTTCGCTCAGAAGATGATGATCGAGAAGTGTAACCGTGCACGTAAGATGGTTATCACAGCAACTCAAATGCTTGACTCTATGATCAGCAACCCACGTCCAACTCGTGCAGAAGCGGGTGACGTTGCGAACGCAATCATGGATGGTACTGATGCAGTAATGCTTTCTGGTGAAACGGCTAAAGGTAAGTACCCAGTTGAAGCTGTTACTATCATGGCTCAAATCGCGAACCGCACTGATTCAGCGCTTAAAGCTGAGCTAGGTTCTCGTCTAGACAGCCCACGTCTACGCATCACTGAAGCAGTATGTAAAGGCGCGGTAGACACAGCAGAGAAGCTAGCAGCTCCTCTAATCGTTGTTGCAACTGAAGGCGGTAAATCTGCACGTTCAGTACGTAAGTACTTCCCAACTGCAAACATCCTTGCTCTAACAACGAACGAAAAGACAGCTGCACAGCTAGTTCTTACTAAAGGTGTTAAACCAGTTCTTGTTGACTCTATCGAGAACACAGACGCGTTCTACATCAACGGTAAAGAAATCGCTCTACAATCTGGCCTAGGTAACAAAGGCGACATCGTAGTAATGGTTTCTGGTGCTCTAGTCGCTTCTGGTACTACAAACACGGCATCGGTTCACGTTCTATAA
- a CDS encoding DeoR/GlpR family DNA-binding transcription regulator, which translates to MSKRNTQLRRHAISNLVSEKGEVSVDELSAKFETSEVTIRKDLASLEKNGQLLRRYGGAISLPKEVVNEELGQQVSTRKVLLAKAAADLIRDHNRIVIDSGSTTGALIQQLNSKRGLVVMTNSLHVANALNELESEPTLLMTGGTWDTHSDSFQGKVAESVLRAYDFDQLFIGADGIDLDRGTTTFNELVGLSKVMAEVSREVIVMVESEKVGRKIPNLELAWEHIDILITDTDLGEESQACIESHDVRVILTDPA; encoded by the coding sequence ATGTCGAAACGAAACACTCAGCTCAGAAGACATGCGATTTCTAACCTAGTGAGCGAAAAAGGCGAGGTTAGTGTTGATGAATTATCCGCTAAGTTCGAAACCTCAGAAGTCACTATTAGAAAGGACCTTGCGTCTTTAGAGAAAAACGGTCAGCTTTTACGCCGTTATGGTGGTGCGATTTCTCTTCCGAAAGAAGTTGTCAACGAAGAGCTAGGTCAACAAGTTTCGACTCGAAAGGTTTTATTAGCAAAAGCCGCTGCAGATTTAATTCGCGACCATAACCGTATTGTTATCGATAGCGGAAGCACTACTGGCGCCCTAATTCAGCAACTCAATAGCAAGCGTGGTTTAGTGGTGATGACCAATTCATTGCACGTTGCTAATGCGCTTAATGAACTTGAAAGTGAACCGACATTATTAATGACGGGTGGTACTTGGGATACCCATTCGGACTCTTTCCAAGGAAAAGTCGCGGAGTCTGTACTTCGAGCTTACGATTTTGACCAGCTGTTTATCGGGGCTGATGGTATTGACCTAGATAGAGGCACAACTACGTTCAATGAACTGGTTGGCCTGAGTAAAGTTATGGCTGAAGTGTCACGAGAAGTCATTGTGATGGTTGAGTCGGAAAAGGTGGGGCGAAAGATCCCGAATTTAGAACTGGCATGGGAACACATCGACATTCTGATTACCGATACAGACTTAGGCGAAGAATCCCAAGCATGTATTGAATCACATGACGTTCGAGTGATCTTGACCGATCCAGCTTAA
- a CDS encoding acetolactate synthase 3 large subunit: protein MTTKPETAMLSGAEMVVQSLIEEGVEQIFGYPGGSVLDIYDALHAKTAEIKHVLVRHEQAATHMADGYTRSTGKPGVVLVCSGPGATNTVTGIATAYMDSIPMIVISGNVPNNLIGNDAFQECDIVGVSRPIVKHSFLVKKAEDIPDVVKKAFYISTTGRPGPVVIDLPKDILNPQIKLPYEYPETIKMRSYNPTLTGHKGQIKKALKALLEAKKPVLYVGGGAVISEADKPLLKLAEALNLPVVSTLMGLGAFPGTHENSLGMLGMHGLYEANMAMHNADLIFGIGVRFDDRTTNNLDKYCPDAKIMHIDIDPSSISKNVKVDLPIVGSAEKVLESMVNLLIEQGGTNDAQAMESWWSEIKQWQERDCLAYDKSSERIKPQQVIETLHKVTNGDAYVASDVGQHQMFAALYYPFNKPRRWINSGGLGTMGFGLPAGMGVKFAKPEEEVVVVTGDGSIQMNIQELSTALQYNIPVKIINLNNRFLGMVKQWQDIVYQGRHSNSYMDSVPDFAAIAEAYGHVGMRISSPDELESGLEKALAMKDRLVFVDISVDDTEHVYPMQIKGEGMDNMWLSKTERT, encoded by the coding sequence ATGACAACAAAACCTGAAACAGCCATGTTATCCGGCGCTGAGATGGTGGTGCAGTCTCTAATTGAAGAGGGTGTAGAACAAATCTTTGGTTACCCAGGTGGTTCTGTACTTGATATCTATGATGCCCTGCATGCTAAAACTGCTGAAATTAAACACGTATTAGTACGACACGAACAAGCCGCGACCCATATGGCCGATGGTTATACTCGTTCTACCGGTAAACCCGGTGTAGTACTTGTATGTTCTGGTCCTGGCGCAACTAATACCGTTACTGGTATTGCAACGGCCTACATGGACTCAATCCCAATGATCGTTATTTCTGGTAACGTACCAAATAACCTTATTGGTAACGACGCCTTCCAAGAGTGTGACATCGTGGGTGTATCCCGTCCGATTGTTAAACACAGCTTTTTAGTAAAGAAAGCGGAAGACATTCCAGACGTCGTTAAAAAAGCATTCTATATTTCAACGACAGGACGTCCCGGTCCTGTGGTTATCGATTTGCCAAAAGATATCCTAAATCCACAAATCAAACTTCCTTATGAATACCCAGAAACCATCAAAATGCGTTCGTACAATCCAACGCTTACTGGGCACAAAGGACAGATCAAGAAAGCATTGAAGGCACTTCTTGAAGCGAAAAAACCGGTACTTTATGTCGGTGGTGGTGCTGTTATTTCTGAGGCAGATAAGCCATTGTTAAAATTGGCAGAAGCTCTGAATTTACCCGTTGTCAGTACTTTAATGGGGCTTGGTGCTTTCCCGGGTACCCATGAGAACTCTTTGGGTATGCTGGGCATGCATGGTTTGTATGAAGCCAATATGGCGATGCACAATGCCGACTTGATCTTTGGTATCGGTGTACGTTTCGATGACCGTACTACCAATAACTTAGATAAGTACTGCCCTGATGCGAAGATCATGCACATTGATATCGACCCATCTTCTATCTCTAAGAACGTTAAAGTGGATCTACCGATTGTAGGCTCAGCAGAGAAAGTATTAGAGAGCATGGTGAACCTACTTATTGAGCAAGGCGGAACCAATGACGCGCAAGCGATGGAAAGCTGGTGGAGCGAAATAAAACAATGGCAAGAACGTGATTGCTTAGCGTATGACAAATCTTCTGAGCGCATTAAGCCACAGCAAGTTATTGAAACACTTCATAAAGTAACCAATGGCGATGCGTATGTTGCTTCAGATGTTGGTCAACACCAAATGTTTGCTGCATTGTATTACCCATTCAATAAACCACGCCGTTGGATTAACTCGGGCGGCCTAGGCACGATGGGCTTTGGTCTACCTGCGGGGATGGGCGTTAAGTTTGCTAAGCCAGAAGAAGAAGTGGTGGTCGTAACCGGTGACGGCAGTATTCAAATGAACATCCAAGAGCTGTCGACTGCGCTGCAATACAATATCCCAGTTAAGATTATTAACTTGAACAACCGTTTCTTAGGAATGGTTAAACAGTGGCAAGACATTGTTTATCAAGGTCGTCACTCTAACTCATATATGGACTCTGTTCCTGATTTTGCTGCTATCGCAGAGGCATATGGCCACGTCGGTATGCGCATTTCATCTCCGGATGAGCTGGAATCAGGTTTGGAAAAAGCACTGGCGATGAAAGACCGTTTGGTATTTGTCGATATCAGTGTTGATGATACCGAGCACGTATACCCAATGCAGATCAAAGGCGAGGGTATGGATAACATGTGGCTAAGCAAAACGGAGAGAACATAA
- the ilvN gene encoding acetolactate synthase small subunit, with protein MRHIISLLMENQPGALSRVVGLFSQRGYNIESLNVSPTDDPTLSRLNVTTNSNEMQLEQIQKQLHKLIDVLKVQEVSELEHIERELLMVKVRASGFARAEVKRTADIFRGQIVDVTASQYTVQMAGTSEKLDAFIQALSEVTEVLEVARSGVVGIARGERALKA; from the coding sequence ATGAGACACATCATTTCACTATTAATGGAAAACCAACCCGGTGCGCTTTCTCGTGTGGTTGGCTTGTTTTCTCAGCGTGGCTACAACATCGAGTCGTTGAACGTATCTCCCACTGACGATCCAACGCTTTCTCGCTTGAACGTAACGACTAACTCGAACGAAATGCAGCTAGAGCAGATTCAGAAACAGCTGCACAAGCTTATCGACGTACTTAAGGTACAAGAAGTCTCTGAGCTTGAGCATATCGAACGTGAATTATTGATGGTAAAAGTACGTGCGAGCGGTTTTGCTCGTGCAGAAGTGAAACGTACCGCGGATATTTTCCGTGGCCAGATTGTGGATGTGACGGCTTCGCAGTATACGGTGCAAATGGCCGGTACCAGTGAGAAGCTGGATGCTTTCATTCAGGCGTTGTCTGAAGTAACGGAAGTACTTGAAGTGGCTCGCAGTGGGGTTGTTGGCATCGCTCGTGGTGAGCGAGCGTTAAAAGCATAA
- the glmS gene encoding glutamine--fructose-6-phosphate transaminase (isomerizing), whose protein sequence is MCGIVGAVAQRDVAEILVEGLRRLEYRGYDSAGVAVVDNESNLTRVRRLGKVQELADAVEEQHVTGGTGIAHTRWATHGEPSEANAHPHMSGDIAVVHNGIIENHQALRAMLQERGYEFTSQTDTEVIAHLVEWELRTSASLVEALQKTAKQLEGAYGTVAVDRKDPSRIVVARSGSPIVIGFGVGENFLASDQLALLNVTRRFMYLEEGDVAEVTRRDVTVFDVAGERVEREIVESNAEHDAGDKGQYRHFMQKEIFEQPTALINTMEGRISETSVTTNAIGVKAEEILSKVEHVQIIACGTSYNSGMAARYWFESLAGVSCDVEIASEFRYRDFVVRPNSLLVTLSQSGETADTLAALRLAKEKGYMSAMTICNVAGSSLVRESDFAFMTRAGTEIGVASTKAFTTQLAAMLMMVTSIGRLQGRINQEKEAEIVQALHQLPADIEKALAFDKEIEALAPDFADKHHTLFLGRGEFYPIAMEASLKLKEISYIHAEAYAAGELKHGPLALIDADMPVVVIAPSNDLLEKLKSNVEEVRARGGLLYVFADQDAGFESDENMKIIKMPHVNEVTAPIYYTVPMQLLSYHVALIKGTDVDQPRNLAKAVTVE, encoded by the coding sequence ATGTGTGGAATTGTTGGTGCAGTAGCACAGCGTGATGTAGCTGAGATTTTAGTGGAAGGCTTACGTCGCCTAGAATACCGAGGTTATGACTCCGCGGGTGTGGCTGTGGTTGATAATGAATCCAATTTAACTCGTGTACGCCGCCTTGGTAAAGTACAAGAGTTAGCCGATGCAGTAGAAGAGCAACACGTGACGGGTGGTACGGGGATCGCTCATACACGTTGGGCGACACATGGTGAACCATCTGAAGCGAATGCTCACCCACACATGTCTGGTGATATTGCTGTTGTGCACAATGGCATTATCGAAAACCATCAAGCACTACGCGCTATGCTACAAGAACGTGGTTACGAATTTACTTCACAAACCGATACTGAAGTTATCGCTCACCTAGTTGAGTGGGAACTTCGTACATCGGCTTCTCTCGTTGAAGCGTTGCAAAAAACAGCAAAGCAGTTAGAGGGGGCATACGGCACGGTAGCGGTTGATCGTAAAGATCCTAGCCGTATCGTTGTTGCTCGTTCTGGTAGCCCGATCGTTATCGGTTTTGGTGTCGGTGAGAACTTCCTAGCCTCTGATCAACTGGCGCTACTAAACGTCACTCGCCGTTTCATGTACCTAGAAGAAGGTGATGTTGCTGAGGTGACTCGTCGTGATGTCACGGTATTTGATGTAGCGGGCGAGCGTGTTGAGCGTGAAATCGTTGAATCAAACGCTGAACATGATGCTGGTGATAAAGGTCAATACCGCCACTTCATGCAAAAAGAGATCTTCGAACAGCCAACCGCGCTGATCAACACAATGGAAGGTCGTATCTCTGAAACTTCGGTTACCACTAACGCAATTGGTGTTAAAGCTGAAGAGATCCTAAGCAAGGTTGAACATGTTCAGATCATCGCATGTGGTACGTCTTATAACTCAGGCATGGCTGCGCGTTACTGGTTTGAATCTCTAGCGGGCGTAAGCTGTGACGTAGAGATTGCTTCTGAATTCCGTTACCGTGATTTCGTTGTTCGTCCGAACAGCTTACTCGTCACTCTGTCTCAGTCTGGTGAAACGGCTGATACGCTTGCTGCCCTTCGTCTTGCAAAAGAGAAAGGTTACATGTCAGCAATGACGATCTGTAACGTTGCGGGTTCTTCGTTAGTTCGCGAATCTGACTTTGCCTTCATGACTCGCGCAGGAACGGAGATCGGTGTTGCTTCTACTAAAGCTTTCACTACCCAACTAGCAGCGATGCTGATGATGGTCACTTCAATTGGTCGTTTACAAGGTCGCATCAATCAAGAGAAAGAAGCGGAAATCGTTCAAGCACTGCACCAACTGCCTGCGGATATCGAGAAAGCATTGGCGTTTGATAAAGAGATTGAGGCGCTAGCCCCTGACTTTGCCGATAAGCACCACACATTGTTCCTAGGTCGTGGCGAGTTTTACCCAATCGCAATGGAAGCGTCTCTTAAGTTGAAAGAGATCTCTTACATTCACGCAGAAGCCTACGCGGCAGGTGAACTTAAACACGGCCCTCTAGCGCTTATTGATGCAGACATGCCAGTAGTGGTCATTGCACCAAGCAACGACTTGCTAGAGAAGCTGAAATCAAACGTTGAAGAAGTACGTGCTCGTGGCGGTTTACTTTACGTATTCGCAGACCAAGACGCTGGCTTTGAAAGCGATGAGAACATGAAGATCATCAAGATGCCTCACGTAAATGAAGTTACAGCACCTATCTACTACACAGTACCGATGCAGTTGTTGTCTTACCACGTGGCATTAATCAAGGGTACCGACGTTGACCAACCTCGTAACCTTGCTAAAGCCGTTACCGTTGAGTAA
- a CDS encoding O-acetylhomoserine aminocarboxypropyltransferase/cysteine synthase family protein: MKDETLSIHFGYETDPTTKSVATPIYQTVAYEFDDAQHGADLFNLAVPGNIYTRIMNPTNDVLEKRMAALEGGIAGLVVSAGSAAINYAIQTLAQIGDNIVSTPQLYGGTYTLFAHMLPNQGIEVRFAKDDKPESLAALIDEKTKAVYCESIGNPAGNIIDLERVAELAHAQGVPVIVDNTVATPVLCKPIDFGADIVVHSLTKYVGGHGTTLGGVIVDSGKFPWADHKDRFPVFNQPEPSYHGVVYTEAFGEAAFIGRARTVPLRNTGSALSPMNAFMLMQGLETLSLRMDRHTENALKVAEYLKQHEKVSWVSYAGLPSSEFYPLAEKYMQGKPSAILSFGLKDGYEAGVRFYDALQIFKRLVNIGDAKSLACHPASTTHRQLSEAEQKQAGVSPEMIRLSVGIEHIEDILADLEQALNA; this comes from the coding sequence ATGAAAGACGAAACACTCTCGATTCACTTCGGCTACGAAACCGATCCAACAACTAAATCAGTTGCAACTCCTATTTATCAAACCGTCGCGTATGAGTTCGATGATGCACAACACGGTGCCGACCTATTCAACCTTGCAGTGCCAGGTAATATCTACACTCGTATAATGAACCCGACCAATGATGTGCTGGAAAAACGCATGGCGGCCTTAGAAGGTGGGATTGCAGGCTTAGTCGTGAGTGCAGGCAGCGCGGCGATCAACTACGCGATTCAGACGTTAGCACAGATCGGTGACAACATTGTCTCAACGCCTCAGCTTTACGGCGGTACGTACACCCTGTTTGCACACATGCTGCCAAACCAAGGCATAGAAGTTCGCTTTGCCAAAGACGACAAACCAGAAAGCTTAGCGGCACTGATCGATGAAAAAACCAAAGCAGTTTACTGTGAGAGTATCGGTAACCCAGCTGGTAATATCATCGACTTAGAGCGTGTCGCTGAGCTTGCTCACGCACAGGGTGTACCTGTGATTGTTGATAATACAGTCGCGACTCCAGTGCTATGCAAGCCTATCGACTTTGGCGCTGATATCGTGGTGCACTCACTCACCAAATACGTTGGTGGTCACGGTACAACCTTAGGTGGTGTGATTGTCGACTCGGGTAAATTCCCATGGGCAGATCACAAAGATCGTTTCCCTGTATTTAACCAGCCAGAGCCTTCTTACCACGGTGTGGTGTATACCGAAGCCTTTGGTGAGGCCGCCTTTATTGGTCGCGCTCGAACCGTACCATTGCGTAATACAGGTTCAGCACTGTCACCAATGAATGCTTTCATGTTAATGCAAGGCTTGGAGACGTTGTCGTTACGTATGGATCGACACACAGAGAACGCATTGAAAGTGGCGGAATATCTCAAACAACATGAAAAAGTAAGTTGGGTAAGCTATGCCGGCCTGCCTAGTTCGGAATTCTATCCGCTTGCTGAAAAATACATGCAGGGTAAGCCATCGGCTATTTTATCTTTTGGCTTGAAAGACGGTTATGAAGCGGGAGTTCGCTTCTATGATGCGCTGCAAATCTTCAAGCGCCTAGTAAACATTGGCGATGCCAAGTCTCTTGCTTGCCACCCAGCTTCCACAACACACCGTCAACTAAGCGAAGCGGAACAAAAGCAAGCCGGTGTATCACCAGAAATGATTCGTCTTTCAGTAGGCATTGAGCACATCGAAGATATCTTGGCTGACCTAGAGCAGGCTCTTAACGCTTAA
- the rpoD gene encoding RNA polymerase sigma factor RpoD: MDQNPQSQLKLLVIKGKEQGYLTYAEVNDHLPAEIVDSEQVEDIIQMINDMGIKVVETAPDADDLALNDDDANIDEDAAEAAAAALSSVESEIGRTTDPVRMYMREMGTVELLTREGEIDIAKRIEDGINTVQLSVAEYPGTIPYILEQFDRVQAEEIRLTDLINGFVDPDDDGTAAPTATHIGSELAKTDLEDEDKEDAEDDEEEEEDTGIDPELALEKFTALRTSYQNRQLAINEYGHESPKATLATTMMQDVFKEFRLTPKQFDYLVNELRTSMDRVRTQERLIMRQTVEYGKMPKKSFIALFTGNESSEAWLDEVLASDKPYAEKIKRNEHDIRRSIQKLDMIERETSLTVQSIKDISRRMSIGEAKARRAKKEMVEANLRLVISIAKKYTNRGLQFLDLIQEGNIGLMKAVDKFEYRRGYKFSTYATWWIRQAITRSIADQARTIRIPVHMIETINKLNRISRQMLQEMGREPLPEELAERMQMPEDKIRKVLKIAKEPISMETPIGDDEDSHLGDFIEDTTLELPLDSATATSLRGATKDVLAGLTPREAKVLRMRFGIDMNTDHTLEEVGKQFDVTRERIRQIEAKALRKLRHPSRSETLRSFLDE, translated from the coding sequence ATGGATCAAAATCCGCAGTCACAGCTTAAATTACTTGTTATTAAAGGCAAGGAACAAGGCTATCTGACCTACGCCGAAGTAAACGACCACCTACCTGCAGAAATCGTGGATTCTGAACAGGTAGAAGACATCATTCAAATGATTAACGACATGGGTATTAAGGTAGTAGAAACTGCACCTGATGCTGATGATCTAGCACTGAATGATGACGATGCCAATATAGATGAAGATGCAGCTGAAGCTGCTGCTGCTGCGCTTTCAAGCGTAGAAAGCGAGATTGGCCGTACTACAGACCCAGTTCGTATGTACATGCGTGAAATGGGTACCGTTGAACTACTGACTCGTGAAGGCGAAATCGACATTGCGAAACGTATTGAAGATGGTATCAATACGGTTCAACTATCTGTTGCTGAATACCCTGGCACCATTCCATACATCTTGGAACAGTTTGACCGCGTACAAGCAGAAGAGATTCGTTTAACAGACCTGATTAATGGCTTTGTTGACCCTGATGACGATGGCACTGCAGCGCCAACGGCAACACACATCGGTTCAGAGCTTGCTAAAACAGATCTGGAAGACGAAGACAAAGAAGACGCTGAAGACGACGAGGAAGAGGAAGAAGATACAGGTATCGATCCTGAACTTGCTCTTGAGAAGTTTACAGCACTTCGTACTAGCTATCAAAACCGTCAGCTAGCAATCAATGAATACGGCCACGAGAGCCCGAAAGCAACACTTGCAACAACAATGATGCAAGACGTATTCAAAGAATTCCGTCTGACGCCAAAACAGTTTGACTACCTAGTAAATGAACTTCGCACGTCAATGGATCGAGTACGTACTCAAGAACGCCTAATCATGCGTCAAACCGTTGAGTACGGCAAAATGCCGAAGAAATCTTTCATTGCCCTATTTACTGGTAATGAATCTAGCGAAGCATGGTTGGATGAAGTTCTTGCTTCAGACAAGCCATACGCTGAAAAGATCAAACGTAACGAGCACGACATCCGTCGTTCTATCCAAAAACTGGATATGATCGAGCGTGAAACGTCTCTAACGGTTCAAAGCATTAAAGATATCAGCCGTCGTATGTCTATCGGTGAAGCGAAAGCTCGTCGTGCGAAAAAAGAGATGGTTGAAGCAAACTTACGTCTAGTAATCTCGATTGCTAAGAAGTACACAAACCGTGGTCTACAATTCTTGGATCTAATCCAAGAAGGTAACATCGGCCTAATGAAAGCCGTAGATAAGTTTGAATACCGTCGTGGTTACAAATTCTCTACTTACGCTACGTGGTGGATCCGTCAAGCAATCACTCGTTCGATTGCTGACCAAGCTCGTACTATCCGTATTCCGGTTCACATGATCGAAACGATCAACAAACTAAACCGTATCTCTCGTCAAATGCTACAAGAGATGGGTCGTGAACCACTACCGGAAGAACTGGCTGAGCGCATGCAAATGCCTGAAGATAAGATTCGCAAAGTACTGAAAATCGCTAAAGAGCCAATCTCAATGGAGACACCAATCGGTGACGACGAAGATTCGCACCTAGGTGATTTCATCGAGGATACGACTCTTGAGCTACCTTTAGACTCTGCAACGGCAACAAGCCTACGCGGTGCAACGAAAGACGTTCTTGCGGGCCTAACTCCTCGTGAAGCAAAAGTACTGCGTATGCGTTTCGGTATCGACATGAACACTGACCACACTCTAGAAGAAGTGGGTAAGCAGTTCGACGTTACTCGTGAACGTATCCGTCAGATCGAAGCAAAAGCACTGCGTAAACTTCGTCACCCAAGCCGTTCAGAAACCCTGCGCAGCTTCCTAGACGAATAA